The nucleotide window TGGAGGGAATCATTTCACAAATGGTGGTTCTCGCCATGACTCATTTGGAACCCCCACGAGTTCGATGGTTTCGTTCTCCTCAAATCGGGGGTTAAAGGAACTGGGTTTTggttggaaatggaagaggtgTTGATATTGAGTGACTTCCAGGTGGTGGGTGACTGTGAATCGCTAGAAAAACCGCCCAAAAAGGTGTCGGAAAACATGGTGGAAGTCGGCCGGGTTGCACACGGGAAACGGGTCAAGGTGGATCTGGGTTGACTGCATCTCCCactctctcctttccctcctgaCCCTTTGTCTGATGGGTCAGACTCTCATCCCTCATCTCCTGATTTGTTCCTCatctccctctcttctcttcCGATTGGGCAATTATGCCCAATCCCTTCTCCTCtatttctcctcctccttgatTCCTTTCTTTTCCCTTCTCAACCACACACGTGGCATACCAATTTATTAGTATAAAATAGTATACTATAATTAAAATAGTGATTCCTTCAAAATACTTTCGGATTCGTAGCTCTATAAAACTTTAATCGTACATCTGATTTTGATTCCGCTTTCGCCTACGCGTTCGTATCGTTGAGTACTTCAAGAATACACTAAAAGAATATTTCGTACGTCTCATTATAtgttggtcaacgaaagtcaataccATTGCCTCTAggacatttttgtaaattcacattttaaaaataaataaaaacgtaaaattagggacgggttgtcaaagttataaaaaaggttttttgcatgtgaataataatgtgattaaattacattaaattagttgtcaaatgattggttttttttttttaacaaacgatattatctacgctAAGGGGGATGTGGTgtgtttagcctcacaatagactagcaataatgtgatccaatcagttgtttattaaatattattttctctatttttaaactcgtttaaaacatcttaagatgcgtgtaatgccggttatagaaaaggtctttcgcacacgaataataatgtgattaaattagttgtcgaattattgtttttttttttttaacaaacgatattatctacactaagagagaGTGGGTGgtcttaacctcacaatgggctagcaataatgtgattcaatcaattgtttattaaatattattttctctattcttaatgtaaattctatagagaccgattttattatgtgaattcagctgcttGAATTAGTTTATGaagggtttcttctagcatgatctaagattattcatttacttcaaatatttgactttccttttgtcaatttacgcatataaatacatttaaaacgtgtaaatcGTGCGTAGCACGCcttgattcaaaaaatgtcttatGCATGCACATGAGCACGTTCAAGAAGgctagtaaataaataaattggatGGTGGATACTGATCAAATCGCTAGATGCCTACACTTACGTCCGCATAGTATATTTCTACGTCAAGTTGGTTTGCTACCCGCTTATCAAAGGTGGGGTCTGTCCTCTCTGAGGATTTGGGGCATGCTTAATGAATCACTGCTCGACTTATTCATCATACAATCAATTACTTTAATGCCCTATTTAATTACAAGCACACACTACTAGATTTGACAGCATAATATACTTCTAGTGTAAACAACAATATTTTAACCCATTTAGTGGAGTCGGTTGTATGAATTTTAGAAAGCCACAATTCACCAACAATttcttcttatttatttatttctttatcaaaagtgaaaaactattaaaaaaaaaagaagaaaaaaagtggAATCTGGAAATAACATTGATGCTTGCTTGTGCTCTTTTTATTCATGCATTTATTTTCTCTTGTTGAACTCGAAGTCTCCCCTCTTCAGGCTCCCAGCGCTTATTTTGTTGTTCCAGCAATACAAAGCCATTGACCAACAAATATGGTGTTGCAGTTGATGTTAGGGTTGATTGCAAAGAAGTGAGCAGTCAGCTTGAACTTGCCCATGATTCCATTGCAAGTATCCCCAGCTTCTACCCCATAAACTTTTTGGCATCTTAGAGTTGCTTTCACACCCCCAAACCCAACTACACCATCAAATATtcataaaacaaaaatcaacCACAAAACGCAACATATCAATATCCCATATAATCTCACAaaagaaattgttattagcTCTCCTAAAATGTCAATTTGCATTTTTCCCTCATTTTGTAATTTACATTGGCAAGGGTACGGTGTTTGCTTGATGACTTGctagagtgccaataacaactcCCTAAAAAATGAGaagatttcatttcattttattttacaaaaaacGATGATACGTGATTACCATTCATAATTGGACAATTAAAATTCTAATACCATAAAGCTTACTGTCGCCTATTTGTTTGCCCTCAGCAAAGGAGATGATGAGAAAAAGGCAGAGCATGAGAACCAAATTAAGGGACTTGTTAGATATAACCACAGCCATTTTTGCTTTATTATGTGATTGTATATTAGTCTTAGAAAATAAGTGTGTTTAGTGCGTTGGGTGATGATTTGATGAGAGTGTAAAGCCATATTTATAGGTCGAGATTGTATGCCTAGTTGGAAGCCGGCTTGTCCA belongs to Malus sylvestris chromosome 17, drMalSylv7.2, whole genome shotgun sequence and includes:
- the LOC126610828 gene encoding uncharacterized protein LOC126610828, with the translated sequence MAVVISNKSLNLVLMLCLFLIISFAEGKQIGDIGFGGVKATLRCQKVYGVEAGDTCNGIMGKFKLTAHFFAINPNINCNTIFVGQWLCIAGTTK